Proteins co-encoded in one Plasmodium reichenowi strain SY57 chromosome 10, whole genome shotgun sequence genomic window:
- a CDS encoding exported protein (PHISTc), with the protein MKTRNKIQDKKKNGYNLVHWNKEKRRRMPFFLICTFFNLIFLVSLLVLYKETDTKGYNNYVQQKERKITGRVLTEVILKNLEKYIEENDGNCVEERCYYLKEPKENNPEECEEKKKCLREEFEKCEPCQNSKEEEKELGVDEGENKNIIRPFEVLTEEEFNKRINILRGGIFLYEVYGLWNYLNQREKRKYTTIKEELWKVCEDLSVKYNVPHECTMKEWKKVRKYMKEELLKKKEEDEKDFQYFVEDNIYTRWEYIAFITDKKESWKVFRHMIKEKWKDMLLENFEKYMEEMFDKKMEKHRKKCKEAYKSREGL; encoded by the exons ATGAAGacaagaaataaaatacaggataaaaaaaaaaacggCTATAACTTGGTTCATTGGAATAAAGAGAAAAGGAGAAGAATGccattttttcttatttgtacattttttaatttgatTTTTCTTGTATCCCTTTTAGTTTTATATAaa gaAACGGATACAAAGggatataataattacgTGCAACAAAAAGAGAGGAAAATTACAGGGAGAGTATTAACAGAGgttatattaaaaaatttggaaaaatatatcgAAGAAAATGATGGGAATTGTGTAGAAGAAAgatgttattatttaaagGAGCCTAAAGAAAATAATCCAGAAGAATGTgaggaaaagaaaaaatgtttAAGAGAAGAATTTGAAAAATGTGAACCATGTCAAAATTcaaaagaagaagaaaaagaattagGTGTCGATGAAggagaaaataaaaatattataagaCCATTTGAAGTATTAACAGAAGAAGAATTTAATAAgagaataaatatattaagaggaggtatttttttgtatgaAGTATATGGTTTATGgaattatttaaatcaacgtgagaaaagaaaatatacaaCTATAAAAGAAGAGTTATGGAAAGTATGTGAAGATTTATCTGTTAAGTATAATGTACCTCATGAATGTACTATGAAAGAATGGAAAAAAGttagaaaatatatgaaagaagaacttttaaaaaaaaaagaagaagatgaAAAAGATTTCCAATATTTTGTTGaagataatatttatactaGATGGGAATATATTGCTTTTATAACCGATAAAAAAGAATCATGGAAAGTATTCAGACATATgattaaagaaaaatggAAGGATATGTTACTGGAAAATTTTGAAAAGTATATGGAAGAAATGtttgataaaaaaatggaaaaacatagaaaaaaatgtaaagaAGCTTATAAATCTCGTGAAGGATTATAA